In Candidatus Binatia bacterium, the following proteins share a genomic window:
- a CDS encoding glycosyl hydrolase family 65 protein: MAIFNLERAADTIEILQREQVADWQRLCTNLDLAEKEPATWRALAGQLATGFDSATKLFEQFAGYFQLDEVDVVRQRASAMPIDAYLGPERVRRSKAIKQADVVALSAVLWDQWPVAVHEANFRYYEPRTAHGSSLSPALYALVAARLGDGALAQAYFRQAAEIDLANNMGNAAGGVHMGALGGLWQAAVFGAAGLRAREDGIALDPHLLPGWTEMAFPVQWRGRLLRLRLEADRRCIEVNVESGGELCLSVPEGPVCLARPGRRYVLRGDHSGWGSWEEVGQ; the protein is encoded by the coding sequence CGATGGCGATTTTCAACCTTGAACGTGCTGCGGATACCATTGAGATCCTGCAGCGCGAGCAAGTCGCCGACTGGCAGCGGCTATGCACAAACCTTGACCTTGCCGAGAAGGAACCCGCGACGTGGCGTGCGCTGGCTGGGCAGCTGGCGACGGGTTTCGATTCTGCAACCAAGCTCTTCGAGCAATTCGCTGGCTATTTCCAACTCGATGAGGTCGATGTAGTGCGCCAGCGAGCTTCGGCCATGCCGATTGACGCCTATCTCGGACCGGAGCGCGTGCGTCGCTCGAAGGCGATCAAGCAGGCAGATGTGGTCGCGCTCAGCGCAGTGCTGTGGGATCAATGGCCTGTCGCGGTGCACGAGGCGAACTTCCGGTATTACGAACCCCGCACCGCCCATGGCAGTTCGCTGAGCCCTGCGCTTTACGCCCTCGTCGCCGCCCGGCTCGGCGATGGGGCTCTTGCGCAAGCTTATTTCCGCCAAGCTGCCGAGATCGACTTGGCCAACAACATGGGTAACGCCGCCGGCGGCGTTCATATGGGCGCCCTAGGTGGCCTCTGGCAGGCTGCGGTATTCGGCGCGGCCGGCTTACGCGCACGTGAGGACGGCATTGCGCTCGACCCACATCTGCTCCCGGGCTGGACCGAAATGGCATTTCCGGTGCAATGGCGGGGACGCTTGCTGCGTTTGCGCCTGGAAGCTGACCGCAGGTGTATCGAGGTCAATGTCGAGAGCGGTGGCGAGCTCTGTCTCTCGGTCCCCGAGGGCCCCGTATGCCTCGCCCGTCCCGGCCGGCGCTATGTCCTGCGTGGCGACCACTCAGGATGGGGTAGTTGGGAAGAGGTGGGCCAATGA